In a genomic window of Oreochromis aureus strain Israel breed Guangdong linkage group 13, ZZ_aureus, whole genome shotgun sequence:
- the tlx1 gene encoding T-cell leukemia homeobox protein 1, translated as MDHIGILGAHLQQHAQVESISFGIDQILSNVEQSCMLGTRMHEPDYGHPAYNSGASGGVNGGFTCNNSGYNGTGSACGMSSLGSAYQMSMGVNMNGANVNPAGVIRVPAHRPLSAGNSSMPAMSGTINNLTALTFPWMESNRRYTKDRFTVSLSPLTVTRRVGHPYQNRTPPKKKKPRTSFTRLQICELEKRFHRQKYLASAERAALAKALKMTDAQVKTWFQNRRTKWRRQTAEEREAERQQANRILMQLQQEAFQKTINQPVTPDPLCLQNSSLFALQSLQPWNENTAKIGSVTACE; from the exons ATGGATCACATAGGGATACTGGGGGCGCACCTGCAGCAGCACGCGCAAGTGGAGTCCATTAGTTTCGGCATCGATCAGATCCTCAGCAACGTGGAGCAAAGCTGCATGTTGGGCACGAGGATGCACGAGCCGGACTACGGACACCCGGCCTACAACAGCGGCGCGAGCGGCGGCGTGAACGGTGGTTTCACGTGCAACAACAGCGGATATAACGGCACCGGCAGCGCGTGCGGGATGTCTTCCCTCGGCAGTGCTTATCAGATGAGCATGGGCGTGAATATGAACGGTGCTAACGTCAACCCCGCCGGGGTCATCCGTGTCCCCGCTCACCGGCCTCTGAGCGCCGGGAACTCTTCCATGCCTGCGATGAGCGGGACCATCAACAACCTGACAGCGCTCACGTTCCCATGGATGGAGAGCAATCGACGCTACACTAAAGACAGATTCACAG TGTCCCTCTCACCCCTCACTGTAACACGTCGTGTAGGTCACCCTTATCAGAACCGGACACCGCCGAAGAAGAAAAAGCCCCGGACGTCCTTCACCCGCCTGCAGATCTGTGAGCTGGAGAAACGCTTTCACCGGCAGAAGTACCTGGCGTCGGCTGAACGTGCTGCGCTGGCCAAAGCACTGAAGATGACCGACGCACAAGTCAAAACCTGGTTCCAAAACAGACGCACCAAGTGGAG ACGGCAAACGGCGGAAGAGCGAGAGGCTGAGCGGCAGCAGGCCAATCGGATCCTCatgcagctgcagcaggaggCCTTCCAGAAGACGATCAACCAACCCGTGACCCCGGACCCGCTGTGCCTACAGAACAGCTCTCTATTTGCCCTGCAGAGCCTGCAGCCATGGAACGAGAATACCGCAAAGATAGGCAGCGTAACTGCCTGCGAGTAG